The DNA region GTGGCTCGACCAGGTGCAGGAGGAGGTCATCGACCCCGAGCGGCCGATCATCGACCCCCACCACCACCTCTGGCGGCGCGACGACATGGACTACTTCGTGGCCGACCTCCACGCCGACACGGGCTCGGGGCACAACATCGTCAAGACCGTCTTCGTGGAGTGCGGCGCCGGCTACCGCACCGACGGGCCCGAGCACCTGCGGCCGGTCGGTGAGACGACCTTCGTGGCCGAGCAGGCGGCCGAGAGCCGGGTCGCCGGCGGGGCCGAGATCGCCGGCATCGTGGCCCGCGCCGACCTGCGCCTCGACCGAGCGCGCCTCGACGAGCTCCTCGATGACCACGAGGCCGCCGGCGGTGGGCTGTTCCGCGGCATCCGCCACGCCGGGGCGCACGCCCTGCACCCCGAGTCCTTCACCATCCCCGGCCGGGTGCCCGCCGGCCTCTACGCCGACCCCGCCTTCCGGGCGGGGGTGGCGGCGCTCGGCGAGCGGGGCCACACCTACGACACCTGGCACTACCACCATCAGAACCAGGACTTCGCCGACCTGGCCCGGGCCGTACCCGGCACCACCTTGGTGCTCGACCACTTCGGCACCCCCCTCGGCGTGGGCCCCTACGCCGGGCAGCGAGAGGAGATCTTCGCCGCCTGGAAGGACGACATCGCCGCCATCGCCGAGCACGAGAACGTGGTGGCCAAGCTGGGGGGCCTGGCCATGCCGGACAACGGCTTCGGATGGGACCGGCGCGCCACCCCGGCGACCTCCGACGAGCTGGTGGAAGCCCAGTCCCGCTACTACCTCCACACCATCGAGTGCTTCGGGCCCGAGCGCTGCATGTTCGAGTCGAACTTCCCGGTCGACCGCCGGTCGATCTCCTACGCCGTGCTGTGGAACGCCCTCAAGAAGATCGCCTCCCCGTTCTCCGAGGCCGAGCGCCACGCCATGTTCTTCGGGACCGCCGCCCGGACCTACATCGTTGACGATCGACCGCGGAGCGTGGCGTGACGCTCGACGCCGTCCGGCCTCAGGCCTCGAAGCGCCCGTAGCCGCCCCGGTAGAACACGAGCGGGCCGCCCTCGCGCCCGACGTCGAGACCCAGCACCCGGCCGATGCAGATCTCGTGGTCGCCGGCGTCGTGGACCGCCTCGATGCGGCAGTCGACCCAGGCCAGCGCGTCGCTCAGCTGCGGCGAGCCGCTCCCGCTGGCGGCTGTCCAGCCGACCCCCTCGAACTTGTCGACCCCCTTGGTGGCGAACTGGCGGCAGAGCGCCTCTTGGTCCTGGTGGAGGACGTTCACGCAGAAGCCGCCAGCCTCGCGGATGCCCGGCCAGCTGCTGGAGCCCTTGTCGGCGCAGAAGCCGACGAGCGGAGGGTCGAGCGAGACGGAGAAGAACGAACCGATGGCCAGGCCCACCGGCACCTCGCCCACCACCGAGGCGATCACGCTGACCCCGGTCGGGAAGTGGCCGAGCACGGACCGGAACACCCCGGGGTCGATCTGGACGGCAGCGGAGTCGTCGGAGAGCGGCTCTTCGATGGGGTCGGGCATGGGGCGAGTGCTACCAGATCATCCGCCGAGGGTCACGGTGAGACCCTCGTAGGCCGCGATGACCTCGTCGACGCCGCACGCGGCGGCTCGCTGGCGCGCGCCCTCGAGCAGCCGGTCGACCATGTCGTCGTCGTGGCTCGGATCGTGGTGGAACAGCACGAGGCGGCGGGCGCCGGCCTCACGGGCCACGGTGACGGCGTAGTCGACCGTGCAGTGGCCCCAGTGCGAGCGCTCGGCCCACTCCTCAGGCGTGTACTGGGCGTCGTGGATCAGCAGGTCGGCGCCGTCGCAGAGCTCGAGCACGCTGTCGGCAACCGAGTGGCTGCCGTCGCGCGGCGACTGGTGGTCACTGATGTAGGCGACCGACGTGCCGTCGCGCTCGATGCGGTAGCCGTTGGTGGGCCCGCAGTGCGGGACGGGCCGGATCTTCACCTTGGTGTCACCGACGACGATGTCGGCGTGGTCGAGGTCGTGGAACACGATCTCGCCCCGGAGATCGGTCGCCTGCACCGGGAAGTAGGGCGGGCGCATGAAGTCGTCGAAGGCCTGCTCGAGGCTGATGCCCCCCTCCTGCACGGGCCCATAGATGTCGAGGCGGGCACCCACGCGGTCGATCGGGGCGAAGAACGGGAGGCCCTGCACGTGGTCCCAGTGGATGTGGGTGAGCAGAGCCGAGCCCCGGAACGAACCGTCGGTGGGCTGCGTGAGGCCCCACGAGCGCAGACCGGTCCCGAGGTCGAGGACCAGGGGCTCCTGGCCGGGGGACTCCACGGTCACGCAGGCGGTGTTGCCCCCGTAGCGGACGTTGCCATCGCACGGGCAAGGCGTCGATCCCCGTACTCCGTAGAACGTGACGTCCAGCAAGGTCCCCCCTCGTGAGGGAGAAGACGCTACCCGCAGGTCAGGCCCTGTTCACCTCGTGTGTCAAGGGTCACACCGTTGCCGGCGCGGCGGGCGCCTGACGGCCACCGGGGCCGAGGATGCCCCGCTGCTGGAGCATGACCTTGAGGTCGTGGGGCTTGGAGGCGGCGCCGAGCGCACCACGCAGGTCGATCTTCCCAGCCTCGATGAGCTTCACCAGCGACTGGTCGAAGGTCTGCATGCCGTAGTACTCGCCGTCGGCGATGATCTCGCCCATCTCGCCCGTGAGCTGCGGATCGACGATGCACTGCTGGATGCGACCGTTGGCCACCATGATCTCGAGGGCGGGGGTCCGACCCTCACCGTCGGTGGTGGGGACCAGCCGCTGGCAGACGGTGCCCTTGATGGTGCCGGCCAGGGCCATGCGGATCTGGTGCTGCTGGTGGGGCGGGAAGAAGTCGACGATGCGGTTCACCGTCTCGGCGGCATCGACCGTGTGGAGGGTCGACAGGACGAGGTGGCCGGTCTCGGCGGCCGAGAGCGCGGCGGCCACGGTCTCCTCGTCGCGCATCTCGCCGACGAGGATGACGTCGGGGTCCTGGCGCATGGCGGCCCGCATGGCAGTGCTGAAGCTGTCCGCGTCGACGCCGATCTCCCGCTGGTTGATCGAGGCCATCTTGTCGCCGTGGAGGACCTCGATGGGATCCTCGATGGTCATCACGTGGCACTCGCGGTTGTTGTTGATGTGGTCGATCATGGCGGCGAGGGTGGTGGTCTTCCCGGAGCCGGTGGGGCCGGTGACGAGCACCAGGCCGCGGTGCTCGAGGGCCAGCCGGCCGATCACGTCGGGCAGGCCGAGGTCGGCGAAGCTCGCCGTGGACGACTGGACCATCCGGAAGATGAGGGCCACCGACCCCCGCTGCCGGAAGGCGTTGGCACGGAAGCGGCCGATCCCGGGCACGGAGTAGGCGAAGTCGACGTCGGCGCTGCGGTCGAAGCGCTCGAAGACGTCCGGGCGCATGATGGCCTGGGCCATCGCAGCGGTGACGGCCGGCTGGACGCTCTCCTCGCCTTCGATGCGGGACAGGGTGCCGTGGACCCGGATCCGCGGAGGTGACCCCACCTTCACGTGGAGGTCGGATCCTTCGGCCTTGGCCAGGGCGGCCAACAGCCCGTCGAGGTACTCGTGCGCCATGTCTTGTTTCATCGGGCGCGGGAGCGCCCGCCTTGAGGGATCCCCCCGGCTCGTCCCCCGACGCGCCCTATGGTCGGACCATGGAGCTCACCCCTCAGCGCGTCAAGGCCAACGGCCTCGAGTTCACCGTCCTCACCGCCGGACCCGACGACGGACCCCTCGCCATCTGCCTGCACGGGTTCCCCGACGCCGCCCACACCTGGCGGCACCTGGCGCCCGAGCTGGCGGCCGCCGGCCACCGCGTGGCCGCCCCGTTCCTCCGTGGCTACGCCCCCACCGACGTGCCTGCCGACGGCCGCTACCAGACCGGAGCAGTGGCGGCCGACGCCATCGCCCTGCACGAAGCACTCGGCGGCGACGCCGACGCCGTGCTCATCGGCCACGACTGGGGGGCCGCAGCCGCCTACGGCGCCGCCGCACACGCCCCGGACCGCTGGCGCCGGGTGGTCACCGCCGCCGTCCCACCATCGGGGGCCCTGGGAGCGGGTTTCCTCACCTACGACCAGCTCAAGCGCTCGTTCTACATGTTCGTGTTCCAGCACCCCCTGGCCGAGATGATCGCCGGCGCCGACGACCTGGCGTTCATCGACCGGCTCTGGGCCGACTGGTCGCCCGGCTACGACGCCACCGAGGACCTCGAGCTGCTCAAGCCGTCGCTGCGGGACCCGGCCAACCTCGCCGCCGCCATCGGCTACTACCGGGCCACCCTCGGCGCCGTCGAGCAGGACCCTGCCCTGGCCGACATCCAGGCCGCGGCGGCGGCACCGACCCCCCAGCCCACCCTCTACCTGCACGGGGCCGACGACGGCTGCGTCGGGGTCGACCTGGCCGCCAACGCCGCCGACTTCCTCCCGGCCGAGGGCAGCCGGGTCGAGATCGTCCCCGACGCCGGCCACTTCCTGCACCTTGA from Acidimicrobiales bacterium includes:
- a CDS encoding amidohydrolase family protein; the encoded protein is MPRLVAVRTSGHRDGQRRARRWAMMAARETGVQMAVSAQDHQAWLDQVQEEVIDPERPIIDPHHHLWRRDDMDYFVADLHADTGSGHNIVKTVFVECGAGYRTDGPEHLRPVGETTFVAEQAAESRVAGGAEIAGIVARADLRLDRARLDELLDDHEAAGGGLFRGIRHAGAHALHPESFTIPGRVPAGLYADPAFRAGVAALGERGHTYDTWHYHHQNQDFADLARAVPGTTLVLDHFGTPLGVGPYAGQREEIFAAWKDDIAAIAEHENVVAKLGGLAMPDNGFGWDRRATPATSDELVEAQSRYYLHTIECFGPERCMFESNFPVDRRSISYAVLWNALKKIASPFSEAERHAMFFGTAARTYIVDDRPRSVA
- a CDS encoding flavin reductase family protein — its product is MPDPIEEPLSDDSAAVQIDPGVFRSVLGHFPTGVSVIASVVGEVPVGLAIGSFFSVSLDPPLVGFCADKGSSSWPGIREAGGFCVNVLHQDQEALCRQFATKGVDKFEGVGWTAASGSGSPQLSDALAWVDCRIEAVHDAGDHEICIGRVLGLDVGREGGPLVFYRGGYGRFEA
- a CDS encoding MBL fold metallo-hydrolase, with product MLDVTFYGVRGSTPCPCDGNVRYGGNTACVTVESPGQEPLVLDLGTGLRSWGLTQPTDGSFRGSALLTHIHWDHVQGLPFFAPIDRVGARLDIYGPVQEGGISLEQAFDDFMRPPYFPVQATDLRGEIVFHDLDHADIVVGDTKVKIRPVPHCGPTNGYRIERDGTSVAYISDHQSPRDGSHSVADSVLELCDGADLLIHDAQYTPEEWAERSHWGHCTVDYAVTVAREAGARRLVLFHHDPSHDDDMVDRLLEGARQRAAACGVDEVIAAYEGLTVTLGG
- a CDS encoding PilT/PilU family type 4a pilus ATPase, translating into MAHEYLDGLLAALAKAEGSDLHVKVGSPPRIRVHGTLSRIEGEESVQPAVTAAMAQAIMRPDVFERFDRSADVDFAYSVPGIGRFRANAFRQRGSVALIFRMVQSSTASFADLGLPDVIGRLALEHRGLVLVTGPTGSGKTTTLAAMIDHINNNRECHVMTIEDPIEVLHGDKMASINQREIGVDADSFSTAMRAAMRQDPDVILVGEMRDEETVAAALSAAETGHLVLSTLHTVDAAETVNRIVDFFPPHQQHQIRMALAGTIKGTVCQRLVPTTDGEGRTPALEIMVANGRIQQCIVDPQLTGEMGEIIADGEYYGMQTFDQSLVKLIEAGKIDLRGALGAASKPHDLKVMLQQRGILGPGGRQAPAAPATV
- a CDS encoding alpha/beta hydrolase encodes the protein MELTPQRVKANGLEFTVLTAGPDDGPLAICLHGFPDAAHTWRHLAPELAAAGHRVAAPFLRGYAPTDVPADGRYQTGAVAADAIALHEALGGDADAVLIGHDWGAAAAYGAAAHAPDRWRRVVTAAVPPSGALGAGFLTYDQLKRSFYMFVFQHPLAEMIAGADDLAFIDRLWADWSPGYDATEDLELLKPSLRDPANLAAAIGYYRATLGAVEQDPALADIQAAAAAPTPQPTLYLHGADDGCVGVDLAANAADFLPAEGSRVEIVPDAGHFLHLERPAVVNRLIVDFVTGS